A region from the Pseudonocardia petroleophila genome encodes:
- the chvE gene encoding multiple monosaccharide ABC transporter substrate-binding protein encodes MTGRLRAVAVGALLAVGLTACGGSGAGGSGGAGTDAAAADLLVGVSMPTQTSERWIADGNAVQQQLTDAGFQVDLQFAGDDIPTQSQQVDQMITQGADLLVIAAIDGTALSSQLQAAADAGIPVISYDRLIRETPNVDFYVTFDNFQVGVAQANALLTGLGLQTEDGSPGTATGPFTIELFAGSLDDNNAFFFFDGAMSVLQPRIDDGTLVVGSGQTSIEQVAILRWQQETAQRRMEDLLTSAYNDGTRVDGVLSPYDGLSRGIITALQNTGYGTAANPMPTVTGQDAEIASVSLIAQGVQSSTVFKDTRLLAEQAVIAATAFLDGGEPQANDTTTYDNGVKVVPSYLLPVETVYADDIQSVLVDSGYWTAEEVESGQAG; translated from the coding sequence GTGACGGGACGGTTGCGCGCCGTCGCGGTGGGGGCACTGCTGGCCGTCGGCCTGACCGCCTGCGGCGGGTCCGGGGCGGGCGGCTCCGGCGGCGCGGGAACCGACGCCGCGGCCGCCGACCTGCTCGTCGGGGTGTCGATGCCGACCCAGACCTCCGAGCGCTGGATCGCCGACGGCAACGCCGTGCAGCAGCAGCTCACCGACGCCGGGTTCCAGGTCGACCTGCAGTTCGCGGGCGACGACATCCCGACCCAGAGCCAGCAGGTCGACCAGATGATCACCCAGGGCGCCGACCTGCTGGTCATCGCCGCGATCGACGGCACCGCGCTGAGCAGCCAGCTGCAGGCCGCCGCCGACGCCGGGATCCCGGTCATCTCCTACGACCGCCTCATCCGCGAGACCCCGAACGTCGACTTCTACGTCACCTTCGACAACTTCCAGGTCGGCGTCGCGCAGGCGAACGCCCTGCTCACCGGCCTGGGCCTGCAGACGGAGGACGGCTCACCCGGCACCGCGACGGGACCGTTCACCATCGAGCTGTTCGCGGGCTCGCTGGACGACAACAACGCCTTCTTCTTCTTCGACGGCGCCATGTCGGTGCTGCAGCCCCGCATCGACGACGGCACCCTCGTCGTCGGCAGCGGCCAGACCTCCATCGAGCAGGTGGCGATCCTGCGCTGGCAGCAGGAGACCGCGCAGCGGCGCATGGAGGACCTGCTGACCTCGGCCTACAACGACGGCACCCGCGTCGACGGCGTCCTGTCCCCCTACGACGGCCTGTCCCGCGGCATCATCACCGCGCTGCAGAACACCGGCTACGGCACGGCCGCCAACCCGATGCCCACCGTCACCGGACAGGACGCCGAGATCGCCTCGGTCTCCCTCATCGCGCAGGGCGTGCAGAGCTCGACGGTCTTCAAGGACACGCGCCTGCTCGCCGAGCAGGCCGTCATCGCCGCGACGGCGTTCCTCGACGGCGGCGAGCCGCAGGCCAACGACACCACGACCTACGACAACGGCGTGAAGGTCGTCCCGTCCTACCTGCTGCCGGTCGAGACCGTGTACGCGGACGACATCCAGTCGGTGCTCGTCGACTCCGGCTACTGGACGGCCGAGGAGGTCGAGAGCGGCCAGGCCGGCTGA
- a CDS encoding TetR/AcrR family transcriptional regulator, whose amino-acid sequence MAIEAGGVRAARPPAGQRRPPAGQRRRELAETAATHFHRLGFHRVALADVAAGVGVTAPAVYRHFRNKNALLAGAVATGLDHVEAALDGATGLADALDRLTDAALARRDFWVLFRREIRHLDDRDRTEATARFRGLFDAFTDHVRAARPDVDAGQAQLLAAGAFAALASPSTRPLDLPHERYRTGLARAATAACATVLPAAAPGRPARGRRAAASPDRGEQVLETAIALFHRHGYAAVSVDDIGAAAGMAGPSIYHHYPTKAELLLAAFSRAAALLPRPDPGAADPLGDLVERYTGLAVQHRELFGVYVTEDINLPPAATREIAAALRADVDRWVATVRAARPGLAAVDAELLVHAARNAVHDLAGTGRRHPGPGVEARIAALAGAILHAGP is encoded by the coding sequence GTGGCGATCGAGGCAGGCGGCGTGCGCGCGGCCCGTCCGCCCGCGGGGCAGCGCCGTCCACCCGCGGGGCAGCGCCGCCGGGAGCTGGCCGAGACCGCGGCCACGCACTTCCACCGCCTCGGCTTCCACCGGGTCGCACTGGCCGACGTGGCCGCGGGCGTCGGGGTCACCGCCCCGGCGGTGTACCGGCACTTCCGCAACAAGAACGCGCTGCTCGCGGGGGCCGTCGCCACCGGGCTCGACCACGTCGAGGCCGCCCTCGACGGGGCCACCGGGCTCGCCGACGCCCTCGACCGCCTCACCGACGCCGCGCTGGCCCGCCGCGACTTCTGGGTCCTGTTCCGGCGCGAGATCCGCCACCTCGACGACCGCGACCGCACCGAGGCCACCGCCCGGTTCCGCGGCCTGTTCGACGCGTTCACCGACCACGTGCGGGCGGCCCGTCCGGACGTCGACGCCGGGCAGGCGCAATTGCTCGCCGCCGGCGCGTTCGCCGCGCTCGCCAGCCCGTCGACCCGCCCGCTGGACCTCCCCCACGAGCGCTACCGCACCGGGCTGGCCCGGGCCGCGACGGCGGCGTGCGCCACGGTCCTCCCGGCGGCCGCGCCCGGGCGCCCGGCGCGCGGGCGCCGGGCCGCGGCGTCCCCGGACCGCGGCGAGCAGGTGCTGGAGACCGCCATCGCGCTGTTCCACCGGCACGGGTACGCCGCGGTCAGCGTCGACGACATCGGGGCCGCCGCGGGGATGGCCGGCCCGAGCATCTACCACCACTACCCCACCAAGGCCGAGCTGCTGCTGGCCGCGTTCTCCCGCGCCGCCGCCCTGCTCCCCCGGCCCGACCCCGGTGCGGCCGACCCGCTGGGCGACCTCGTCGAGCGCTACACGGGCCTCGCCGTGCAGCACCGGGAGCTGTTCGGCGTGTACGTCACCGAGGACATCAACCTGCCGCCCGCGGCGACCCGGGAGATCGCCGCGGCGCTGCGCGCCGACGTCGACCGGTGGGTCGCGACGGTGCGGGCCGCCCGGCCCGGCCTCGCGGCCGTCGACGCCGAGCTGCTGGTGCACGCCGCCCGCAACGCCGTGCACGACCTCGCCGGCACCGGCCGCCGGCACCCCGGCCCCGGCGTCGAGGCCCGGATCGCGGCGCTGGCCGGGGCGATCCTGCACGCCGGCCCCTGA
- a CDS encoding class I adenylate-forming enzyme family protein, which produces MATTGENPEQRYREAGYRATGLWTEQTLAGLVAAQAARHPDRDLFLFQGRRVTYGEFEVWTRTVAADLVGRGVRPGDRVLVQLPNCLEALVLQVAAFRAGAVDVPVMPIYRQHEMRQILADCRPAAVCTATELGDRAPVAEIDALLDELGLAPAVRYAVGEAHPGWSAVPGPVDAPVELPGPPPVDEPVLLLYTSGTTAAPKGALLSSRALIAHLVNFRDALGAGEHTVTLAATPLSHLGGFVAAVVFPVFLGGRSVVMPGWQPDTAVELIDREGVNLMMGATVFAADLTARYESAPASTRRLDVYACAGAAIAPEVVDRASAVGMAVVRAYGMTETAGVCAVAWSGDPLARRREWDGRLLRGMEMQAVDDERRPVPPGTVGHLRIRGPQLLTAYTDPALTAGQIDADGWFYPGDVGRVDAEGWVQIAGRTKDIVNRGGEKFSTMDIEIAISSCPGVRRVAVTAVADERLGEAVGAWIVVDDDLLAAGPDRVVAHLHERGLARQKTPVEWHVVDEIPATAIGKVQKHRLADLPDRRVWTTGPTPVKGSR; this is translated from the coding sequence ATGGCGACCACGGGAGAGAACCCGGAGCAGCGGTACCGGGAGGCCGGCTACCGGGCGACCGGCCTGTGGACCGAGCAGACGCTCGCCGGACTGGTGGCCGCGCAGGCCGCCCGGCACCCGGACCGGGACCTGTTCCTGTTCCAGGGCCGCCGCGTCACCTACGGCGAGTTCGAGGTGTGGACGCGGACGGTCGCGGCCGACCTCGTCGGGCGCGGCGTGCGGCCGGGCGACCGCGTGCTGGTGCAGCTGCCCAACTGCCTGGAAGCGCTGGTCCTGCAGGTGGCGGCGTTCCGGGCCGGGGCCGTCGACGTCCCGGTGATGCCGATCTACCGGCAGCACGAGATGCGCCAGATCCTCGCCGACTGCCGCCCCGCCGCGGTGTGCACCGCGACCGAGCTGGGCGACCGGGCCCCGGTCGCCGAGATCGACGCGCTGCTCGACGAGCTCGGGCTGGCCCCCGCGGTGCGCTACGCCGTCGGGGAGGCGCACCCGGGCTGGTCCGCGGTGCCGGGGCCGGTCGACGCGCCGGTGGAGCTGCCCGGGCCGCCGCCGGTGGACGAGCCGGTGCTGCTGCTCTACACCTCCGGGACGACCGCGGCCCCCAAGGGGGCGCTGCTGAGCAGCCGCGCGCTGATCGCGCACCTGGTCAACTTCCGCGACGCGCTCGGCGCGGGCGAGCACACCGTCACCCTGGCCGCGACGCCGCTGTCGCACCTGGGCGGGTTCGTCGCCGCCGTGGTGTTCCCGGTGTTCCTGGGCGGGCGCTCGGTCGTCATGCCCGGGTGGCAGCCCGACACCGCGGTCGAGCTGATCGACCGCGAGGGCGTCAACCTGATGATGGGGGCCACGGTGTTCGCGGCCGACCTCACCGCGCGCTACGAGTCCGCCCCGGCCTCGACGCGCCGCCTCGACGTCTACGCGTGCGCCGGTGCGGCCATCGCGCCCGAGGTCGTCGACCGGGCGTCGGCGGTCGGGATGGCCGTCGTGCGCGCCTACGGGATGACCGAGACCGCGGGGGTCTGCGCCGTCGCCTGGTCCGGCGACCCGCTGGCGCGCCGCCGCGAGTGGGACGGGCGGCTGCTGCGCGGCATGGAGATGCAGGCCGTCGACGACGAGCGGCGGCCGGTCCCGCCCGGCACGGTCGGGCACCTGCGCATCCGCGGCCCCCAGCTGCTCACCGCCTACACCGACCCCGCGCTGACCGCGGGCCAGATCGACGCCGACGGCTGGTTCTACCCCGGCGACGTCGGCCGCGTCGACGCCGAGGGCTGGGTGCAGATCGCGGGGCGCACCAAGGACATCGTCAACCGCGGCGGCGAGAAGTTCTCCACGATGGACATCGAGATCGCGATCTCGTCGTGCCCCGGGGTGCGTCGCGTCGCGGTCACCGCCGTCGCCGACGAGCGGCTCGGCGAGGCCGTCGGCGCCTGGATCGTCGTCGACGACGACCTGCTCGCCGCGGGTCCCGACCGCGTGGTCGCGCACCTGCACGAGCGCGGCCTGGCCCGGCAGAAGACCCCCGTCGAGTGGCACGTCGTGGACGAGATCCCGGCCACCGCGATCGGCAAGGTGCAGAAGCACCGGCTCGCCGACCTCCCCGACCGCCGGGTCTGGACGACTGGCCCGACCCCCGTGAAAGGTTCCCGATGA
- a CDS encoding enoyl-CoA hydratase/isomerase family protein, whose translation MSSTTRTVSDGVGVLTFDRLERRNALSIEMFTELSDTLDAWAHDDSVAVVVITGGEDVFCAGLDLDLQSGFTDETRAEYSEVCLRAYGTLLDYRKPTIAAVAGAALGGGCDIAVFCDMRIASRNSVWGFPQIKFGLTPYFSPLWKIVGLSQAKLLTFSGERIDAAEALRIGLADRLTMPGEVLTGALRLARSIAETTVESAVNNKELARRSPAMDPISALTYETLAYREVIRHPEVMDRIAEAYRAVRERKGEK comes from the coding sequence ATGAGCAGCACGACGAGGACGGTCTCCGACGGCGTCGGCGTCCTCACCTTCGACCGCCTCGAACGGCGCAACGCCCTGAGCATCGAGATGTTCACCGAGCTCTCCGACACCCTCGACGCCTGGGCGCACGACGACTCCGTCGCCGTCGTCGTGATCACCGGCGGCGAGGACGTCTTCTGCGCGGGGCTGGACCTGGACCTGCAGTCCGGCTTCACCGACGAGACGCGCGCGGAGTACTCCGAGGTGTGCCTGCGGGCCTACGGCACGCTGCTCGACTACCGCAAGCCCACGATCGCCGCTGTCGCCGGGGCGGCCCTCGGCGGCGGCTGCGACATCGCGGTCTTCTGCGACATGCGCATCGCCTCGCGGAACTCGGTCTGGGGCTTCCCGCAGATCAAGTTCGGGCTCACCCCGTACTTCTCGCCGCTGTGGAAGATCGTCGGGCTGAGCCAGGCGAAGCTGCTCACGTTCTCCGGCGAGCGGATCGACGCCGCGGAGGCCCTGCGGATCGGCCTGGCCGACCGGCTGACCATGCCGGGGGAGGTGCTGACCGGCGCGCTGCGGCTGGCCCGCTCGATCGCCGAGACCACCGTGGAGTCCGCCGTCAACAACAAGGAGCTGGCGCGGCGCTCCCCGGCGATGGACCCGATCAGCGCCCTGACCTACGAGACGCTGGCCTACCGGGAGGTCATCCGGCACCCCGAGGTCATGGACCGGATCGCCGAGGCCTACCGGGCGGTCCGGGAGCGGAAGGGGGAGAAGTGA
- a CDS encoding nuclear transport factor 2 family protein: protein MSAFLHDFADRWLAAWNSHDTGEVLALLHDDVTWDDRVFWPGVIHGIDGMPAYVDRIWQAMPDVVFTETERFLNPDHSRGLVLFEQSGSAPAKLGTGGTFRSHGCDIFLEFRDGRLAHYLAAYDIVGMLEQMGALPPRGDRTGSAYVMSLARSGAG, encoded by the coding sequence GTGAGCGCGTTCCTGCACGACTTCGCCGACCGGTGGCTCGCCGCGTGGAACTCCCACGACACCGGCGAGGTGCTGGCCCTGCTGCACGACGACGTCACCTGGGACGACCGCGTCTTCTGGCCAGGGGTGATCCACGGGATCGACGGCATGCCGGCCTACGTCGACCGGATCTGGCAGGCGATGCCGGACGTGGTCTTCACCGAGACCGAGCGCTTCCTCAACCCCGACCACAGCCGCGGCCTGGTGCTGTTCGAGCAGTCCGGCAGCGCCCCGGCGAAGCTCGGCACCGGCGGCACGTTCCGCTCGCACGGCTGCGACATCTTCCTGGAGTTCCGCGACGGCAGGCTCGCGCACTACCTCGCCGCCTACGACATCGTCGGGATGCTGGAGCAGATGGGCGCGCTGCCGCCGCGGGGGGACCGCACCGGCAGCGCGTACGTGATGTCGCTGGCCCGGTCGGGAGCGGGGTGA
- a CDS encoding enoyl-CoA hydratase/isomerase family protein, protein MYLNTSVEDGVGILALDHPEKRNALGWELHEGIVAALEAWAYDDAVAAVLLIGTEEHFCSGWALDVLQGTTAADRTRFTDLAYRLMITLYDFRKPTVAAVAGVAPGYGMDLANMCDITIASENAAFGSTQVKYAMNGFYHGMLRKTNSQRARRMYFTGDPIDAHEALRVGIADEVVPVGRLRESALRLAKQIAEHGAELTTVLKEVALRASHMDHAAATAYELRVTHDLLGRELFERSIAEGLDRLRQGRSRATQRLGGDRG, encoded by the coding sequence ATGTACCTGAACACCTCGGTCGAGGACGGCGTCGGCATCCTGGCGCTCGACCACCCCGAGAAGCGCAACGCGCTGGGCTGGGAGCTGCACGAGGGGATCGTCGCGGCGCTGGAGGCCTGGGCCTACGACGACGCCGTCGCCGCCGTGCTGCTCATCGGCACCGAGGAGCACTTCTGCTCCGGCTGGGCCCTCGACGTGCTGCAGGGCACCACCGCGGCGGACCGGACCCGCTTCACCGACCTCGCGTACCGCCTCATGATCACCCTCTACGACTTCCGCAAGCCGACGGTCGCCGCGGTCGCGGGCGTCGCCCCCGGCTACGGCATGGACCTGGCGAACATGTGCGACATCACGATCGCCTCGGAGAACGCCGCGTTCGGGTCGACGCAGGTCAAGTACGCGATGAACGGCTTCTACCACGGCATGCTGCGCAAGACGAACAGCCAGCGCGCCCGCCGGATGTACTTCACCGGCGACCCGATCGACGCCCACGAGGCGCTGCGGGTGGGCATCGCCGACGAGGTCGTGCCGGTCGGACGGCTGCGCGAGAGCGCGCTGCGGCTGGCGAAGCAGATCGCCGAGCACGGCGCCGAGCTGACGACGGTGCTCAAGGAGGTGGCCCTGCGCGCCTCGCACATGGACCACGCCGCGGCCACCGCCTACGAGCTGCGGGTCACCCACGACCTGCTCGGCCGCGAGCTGTTCGAGCGCTCGATCGCCGAGGGCCTCGACCGGCTCCGGCAGGGCCGGAGCAGGGCGACGCAGCGGCTGGGCGGGGACCGTGGCTGA
- a CDS encoding acyl-CoA dehydrogenase family protein, which produces MADRFPRTVYDADHEQLRATVRSFIATEVAPHHDDWERAGVVDRDLYRRAGDHGLLLPATPEEHGGAGVGDWRFCAVLDEEFARSGYAAAGLGIALHNDVVGPYLLDLTTDEQKRRWLPGATSGELVGAIAMTEPGTGSDLSGIATRAVRDGDDYVVDGAKTFISSGQLADLVVLATRTSPERHRGLTLFVVEADTPGFTRGRNLDKLGLHAQDTSELSFTGMRVPAANRLGEEGEGFLQLVRNLPQERLSLAVTAVSAAEGVLARTLEYVAERTAFGRPVGSFQNSRFLLAELRTELDIARVFVDRCVELHARGELTAVQAAEAKWWTTELQVRVADRCLQLHGGYGYMREHPVGRAFVDARVQTIYGGTTEIMKEIIGRDLGL; this is translated from the coding sequence GTGGCTGACCGCTTCCCGCGCACCGTCTACGACGCCGACCACGAGCAGCTGCGCGCCACCGTCCGGTCGTTCATCGCGACCGAGGTGGCCCCGCACCACGACGACTGGGAGCGCGCAGGCGTCGTCGACCGGGACCTGTACCGCCGCGCGGGGGACCACGGCCTGCTGCTGCCCGCCACGCCCGAGGAGCACGGCGGGGCGGGCGTCGGGGACTGGCGGTTCTGCGCCGTGCTCGACGAGGAGTTCGCCCGCTCCGGGTACGCCGCGGCCGGGCTCGGGATCGCGCTGCACAACGACGTCGTCGGGCCGTACCTGCTCGACCTCACCACCGACGAGCAGAAGCGGCGCTGGCTGCCGGGCGCCACGTCCGGCGAGCTGGTCGGGGCGATCGCGATGACCGAGCCGGGCACCGGCAGCGACCTGTCCGGGATCGCCACCCGCGCGGTCCGCGACGGCGACGACTACGTCGTCGACGGCGCGAAGACGTTCATCTCCAGCGGCCAGCTCGCCGACCTCGTGGTGCTCGCGACCCGGACGTCGCCGGAGCGCCACCGCGGGCTCACGCTGTTCGTCGTGGAGGCCGACACCCCCGGCTTCACCCGCGGCCGCAACCTGGACAAGCTCGGCCTGCACGCCCAGGACACCAGCGAGCTGTCCTTCACCGGCATGCGCGTCCCGGCGGCCAACCGCCTGGGCGAGGAGGGCGAGGGCTTCCTGCAGCTCGTGCGCAACCTCCCGCAGGAGCGGCTGTCGCTCGCCGTCACCGCGGTGTCGGCCGCGGAGGGGGTGCTGGCCCGCACGCTGGAGTACGTCGCGGAGCGCACGGCGTTCGGCCGGCCCGTCGGGTCGTTCCAGAACAGCCGCTTCCTGCTCGCCGAGCTGCGCACGGAGCTCGACATCGCCCGCGTGTTCGTCGACCGCTGCGTCGAGCTGCACGCCCGGGGCGAGCTCACCGCGGTGCAGGCGGCCGAGGCGAAGTGGTGGACCACCGAGCTGCAGGTGCGGGTCGCCGACCGATGCCTGCAGCTGCACGGCGGGTACGGCTACATGCGCGAGCACCCGGTGGGGCGGGCGTTCGTCGACGCACGGGTGCAGACCATCTACGGCGGCACGACCGAGATCATGAAGGAGATCATCGGGCGGGACCTGGGCCTGTAG
- a CDS encoding GntR family transcriptional regulator, with the protein MTHGDAVWIHPGLVSEAVAARELGIRPTTLRRQIERIGLRPDARSATRRRYWDVHALGRALADAPDPVDATRALLASVLGRVDRTGDRSLTRQIADDLGAAVGRGALAGNGPLPSTGAIARHYDVSENTVRRAVRALCSEGVLVRRPGTRMTVPAAPTGPGPAR; encoded by the coding sequence ATGACCCACGGCGACGCGGTGTGGATCCATCCGGGCCTCGTGTCCGAGGCCGTCGCCGCCCGGGAGCTGGGGATCCGGCCCACGACGCTGCGCCGGCAGATCGAACGCATCGGCCTGCGCCCGGACGCCCGCAGCGCGACCCGGCGCCGGTACTGGGACGTGCACGCGCTGGGCCGGGCCCTCGCGGACGCCCCCGACCCGGTCGACGCCACGCGGGCGCTGCTCGCGTCCGTGCTCGGCCGCGTCGACCGGACCGGCGACCGCTCCCTGACCCGCCAGATCGCCGACGACCTGGGCGCGGCGGTCGGGCGCGGCGCCCTCGCGGGGAACGGGCCGCTGCCGTCCACCGGGGCCATCGCCCGGCACTACGACGTCTCCGAGAACACCGTGCGCCGGGCGGTCCGCGCGCTGTGCTCCGAGGGGGTGCTGGTGCGCCGCCCCGGGACGCGTATGACCGTCCCCGCGGCCCCTACAGGCCCAGGTCCCGCCCGATGA
- a CDS encoding response regulator transcription factor → MLAVFLVDDHRVFTELLAMGLDAQPDLRCAGTAHSVAEAVEQARTLAFDVAVVDLQMPDGGGLTAIPRLRELRPAARIVVLTAHPRPELVRLARRAGAAAVLAKDAPLAEILDAVRAPADGPAAPPEPTPAARLTPRELQVLVELGRGRDATRIAAALGISVHTTRDHIRAVLAKLGVHTQLDAVVTADRLGIVLVGGGC, encoded by the coding sequence ATGCTCGCGGTCTTCCTCGTCGACGACCACCGCGTGTTCACCGAGCTGCTCGCGATGGGCCTCGACGCGCAGCCGGACCTGCGCTGCGCCGGCACGGCGCACTCGGTGGCCGAAGCGGTCGAGCAGGCGCGGACCCTCGCCTTCGACGTCGCGGTCGTCGACCTCCAGATGCCCGACGGCGGCGGCCTCACGGCCATCCCGCGGCTGCGGGAGCTGCGCCCCGCCGCCCGGATCGTGGTCCTGACCGCGCACCCGCGCCCGGAGCTGGTCCGGCTCGCCCGGCGGGCGGGGGCCGCCGCGGTGCTGGCGAAGGACGCGCCGCTGGCCGAGATCCTCGACGCGGTGCGGGCCCCGGCGGACGGTCCGGCGGCGCCCCCGGAACCGACGCCCGCCGCGCGGCTCACCCCGCGCGAGCTGCAGGTGCTGGTCGAGCTGGGCCGCGGCCGCGACGCCACCCGCATCGCGGCGGCGCTGGGGATCTCCGTACACACCACGCGCGACCACATCCGCGCCGTGCTGGCCAAGCTGGGCGTGCACACCCAGCTCGACGCCGTGGTCACCGCCGACCGGCTCGGCATCGTCCTGGTCGGCGGCGGGTGCTGA
- a CDS encoding sensor histidine kinase gives MWSDPRAAGLRPPDARPTVRATVLRHTALIVAAAVVLSALVTAGVWAVAQGEARRTAERVATQVGAAVMVPLTARDYAQPLDRADLLRDLDPFLRSGVVHRVKVWRVDGDQAEIVFSDEPRIEATRRGTDLGLGRRIDAGETVVLSVPDDPEHRFESARADELLEVFVGFRDAGGNPARLEVYVPVDVAGTTRSAVVVLLPIALGGLLLLGSAMLALSVALARRIDRDRRERADTLHYGLAASDLARRDLARWLHDDVIPDLAGAGLLLDTAAGSGSGELVGRARSMIGEDVRRMRALLTELVPDRVTGETFVTAVRALAAEAGADVEVDGVPDVGDDAATLLHRIARQLLHNAAGHAGASRVLVRLGAAGDDTARLDVVDDGRGFDADRPPPPGHVGLLLVRRIAEESGGGMWVRSTPGAGTAVSVTLPAALRLPGRVQVPQ, from the coding sequence ATGTGGTCCGACCCCCGTGCGGCCGGGCTCCGCCCGCCCGACGCCCGCCCCACCGTCCGGGCGACGGTGCTGCGGCACACCGCGCTGATCGTCGCCGCGGCCGTCGTGCTGTCGGCGCTGGTCACGGCCGGGGTGTGGGCCGTCGCGCAGGGCGAGGCGCGCCGCACGGCCGAGCGGGTCGCGACGCAGGTCGGGGCCGCGGTCATGGTGCCGCTCACCGCGCGCGACTACGCGCAGCCGCTCGACCGCGCCGACCTGCTGCGCGACCTCGACCCGTTCCTGCGCTCCGGCGTGGTGCACCGCGTCAAGGTGTGGCGGGTCGACGGCGACCAGGCGGAGATCGTCTTCTCCGACGAGCCCCGGATCGAGGCGACCCGCCGCGGGACGGACCTTGGGCTCGGCCGCCGGATCGACGCGGGGGAGACCGTGGTCCTGTCCGTCCCCGACGACCCCGAGCACCGCTTCGAGAGCGCGCGGGCGGACGAGCTGCTGGAGGTGTTCGTCGGCTTCCGCGACGCCGGGGGGAACCCGGCCCGGCTCGAGGTCTACGTGCCGGTCGACGTCGCGGGCACGACCCGCTCCGCCGTGGTGGTGCTCCTGCCGATCGCCCTGGGCGGGCTGCTGCTGCTCGGCTCGGCCATGCTCGCGCTATCGGTCGCGCTGGCCCGGCGCATCGACCGCGACCGCCGCGAGCGCGCCGACACGCTGCACTACGGCCTGGCCGCGTCCGACCTGGCGCGCCGGGACCTCGCGCGGTGGCTGCACGACGACGTCATCCCCGACCTCGCCGGGGCGGGGCTGCTGCTCGACACCGCGGCCGGGTCGGGGTCCGGCGAGCTGGTGGGGCGGGCCCGCTCCATGATCGGCGAGGACGTCCGCCGGATGCGCGCGCTGCTCACCGAGCTCGTGCCGGACCGCGTCACCGGGGAGACCTTCGTGACGGCGGTGCGGGCGCTGGCGGCCGAGGCCGGCGCCGACGTCGAGGTCGACGGGGTACCGGACGTCGGCGACGACGCGGCGACCCTGCTGCACCGCATCGCCCGGCAGCTGCTGCACAACGCCGCCGGGCACGCCGGGGCGTCCCGGGTCCTCGTCCGGCTCGGGGCGGCCGGGGACGACACGGCCCGCCTGGACGTCGTCGACGACGGGCGGGGGTTCGACGCGGACCGCCCGCCCCCGCCCGGGCACGTCGGGCTGCTGCTGGTGCGCCGGATCGCTGAGGAGTCCGGGGGCGGGATGTGGGTCCGCAGCACCCCCGGGGCCGGTACGGCGGTGTCGGTGACGCTCCCCGCCGCGCTGCGGCTGCCGGGCCGGGTTCAGGTGCCGCAGTAG